From Psychrobacillus sp. FSL K6-2836, a single genomic window includes:
- the pssA gene encoding CDP-diacylglycerol--serine O-phosphatidyltransferase encodes MFLQNAMYQTVKKLKSHAANMITIGNLAFGGAAIMATMNENYTFSVLFIFIGGLLDRFDGIVARKFHLESELGKQLDSMSDIISFGIAPALLMYSLVLQEFSVTGMIITVIYIACGAFRLARFNISEPNGFFTGLPITVAGVILTLSYFAIEYVPSVSYMFLFIILALLMISTFTLRKV; translated from the coding sequence ATGTTTTTACAAAACGCGATGTATCAAACAGTAAAAAAATTGAAATCACATGCGGCGAACATGATCACCATTGGCAATCTTGCTTTTGGAGGTGCAGCCATCATGGCAACGATGAATGAAAATTACACGTTTAGTGTATTATTTATATTTATAGGTGGCCTTTTAGACAGATTTGATGGAATTGTAGCAAGAAAATTTCATCTGGAATCCGAATTAGGCAAACAACTAGATTCCATGAGCGATATTATTTCATTCGGGATAGCTCCTGCATTACTGATGTATTCATTAGTATTACAAGAGTTTAGTGTAACTGGAATGATAATAACCGTTATTTATATAGCATGTGGTGCTTTCAGGCTCGCACGATTTAATATTTCTGAACCGAATGGTTTTTTTACAGGTTTACCTATTACTGTAGCTGGTGTAATCTTAACGCTCTCTTATTTCGCGATAGAATATGTACCATCTGTCTCGTATATGTTTTTATTCATTATCCTCGCATTACTAATGATCAGTACATTTACATTAAGAAAAGTTTAA
- a CDS encoding phosphatidylserine decarboxylase → MREKLYQTMIELTNGKWSSSLIRSFTKSSVSRRMIPYYINYFNISTQDTIQKSTDFTSLHDFFIRKVKVESRPIDREFNSIISPVDATIETFGDITGDGLFYVKQKTYTLQDMLGSEKIASSFQNGKYIILYLSPAEYHRIHSPVDGKVLSQYSLGEKSYPVNKWGLQYGKQTISGNYRMLTELEMPNEKKCIHIKVGAMFVNSIELTNNSTIWNKGEEVGYFSFGSTVVMLFEADSVEFSSKVHPGKFVRMGENVANML, encoded by the coding sequence ATGAGAGAAAAATTATACCAAACCATGATTGAATTAACCAATGGGAAATGGTCCTCGTCACTAATCAGAAGCTTTACAAAGTCCAGTGTAAGCAGACGCATGATTCCCTATTATATTAATTATTTTAATATATCAACTCAAGATACGATACAAAAAAGTACTGATTTCACTAGTTTACATGATTTTTTTATTCGTAAAGTTAAAGTGGAGAGTCGTCCGATTGATCGGGAATTCAATAGCATCATTAGCCCGGTAGATGCTACAATAGAGACCTTTGGGGATATTACAGGGGACGGGCTCTTTTATGTAAAGCAGAAAACCTACACATTACAGGATATGCTAGGTTCGGAGAAAATAGCTTCATCCTTTCAAAATGGAAAGTATATCATTTTATACTTAAGCCCTGCAGAATATCACCGAATACATTCTCCAGTAGATGGGAAAGTACTAAGTCAATATAGTCTTGGTGAAAAATCGTATCCAGTTAATAAATGGGGACTTCAGTATGGAAAACAAACGATAAGTGGTAACTACCGAATGCTTACAGAATTAGAAATGCCTAACGAAAAAAAATGTATACATATAAAAGTAGGAGCTATGTTTGTAAATTCGATTGAGCTTACGAATAATTCTACAATATGGAATAAAGGAGAAGAGGTCGGATATTTCTCCTTTGGATCCACTGTCGTTATGCTATTCGAAGCTGATAGCGTGGAGTTCTCAAGTAAAGTTCACCCTGGTAAATTTGTCCGAATGGGTGAGAATGTAGCAAATATGCTATAA
- a CDS encoding YqeG family HAD IIIA-type phosphatase encodes MYSNFIPSEFVRSVFHITPEMLKDKGIKGIITDLDNTLVEWDRPDATPKLIEWFASIKAAGIQVTIVSNNNELRVKSFADPLGIPFIFKARKPLGKAFRQALSIMTVKREEVVVIGDQLLTDVFGGNRQKLHTILVIPVAKSDGFVTKFNRMVERRIFSYLDKKGQVTWEEEA; translated from the coding sequence TTGTATTCAAATTTTATACCTAGTGAATTTGTAAGAAGTGTTTTTCATATAACACCTGAAATGTTAAAAGATAAAGGGATAAAGGGCATTATTACAGATTTAGATAACACATTAGTTGAATGGGATCGACCAGATGCTACACCTAAATTGATCGAGTGGTTTGCAAGTATTAAAGCTGCTGGGATTCAGGTAACAATTGTTTCAAACAATAACGAGCTGCGAGTTAAATCCTTTGCAGATCCACTTGGAATTCCATTCATATTTAAAGCTCGAAAGCCACTTGGAAAAGCATTTCGCCAAGCATTAAGTATTATGACGGTGAAACGTGAAGAAGTAGTAGTCATTGGTGATCAGTTATTAACCGATGTATTTGGCGGAAACAGACAAAAACTTCATACGATTTTAGTCATTCCGGTTGCAAAATCTGATGGTTTTGTGACTAAATTTAATCGTATGGTGGAACGAAGAATTTTTAGTTACTTGGACAAAAAAGGACAAGTTACATGGGAGGAAGAAGCGTGA
- the yqeH gene encoding ribosome biogenesis GTPase YqeH, which produces MTEAPKCIGCGTIIQTEKVGEPGFAPVSSLEKEDIICQRCFRLKNYNELQPVSLTDDDFLRILNSLGTQKGLIVKIVDIFDFNGSWLPGLHRFVGNNPILLIANKADLLPKSVKKNKVINWMKQEAKKLGLSPIDVLFVSAHKGTGMPEAMEAIEHYRKGENVYVVGCTNVGKSTFINRIIKQATGEDAIITTSHFPGTTLDMIEIPLDDTKSLFDTPGIINHHQMAHYLDPSELKYITPKKEIKPKVFQLNSEQTLYLGGLSRFDFIKGDRAAFTCHIANDIPIHRTKLENADNLYKEHKGKLLSPPSEEFADLLPPLVRHEFKIKDDKTDIVFSGLGWITVQRGGVIVAAHAPAGVEISIRPSLI; this is translated from the coding sequence GTGACAGAAGCACCAAAATGTATCGGCTGCGGTACAATAATTCAAACAGAAAAAGTAGGAGAGCCTGGTTTTGCACCAGTGTCCTCTTTAGAAAAAGAAGATATTATATGTCAGCGTTGTTTCCGATTGAAGAATTACAATGAATTACAGCCAGTTTCATTGACAGATGATGATTTCCTTCGAATATTAAATAGCTTAGGAACTCAAAAAGGATTAATCGTTAAAATAGTTGATATCTTTGATTTTAATGGTAGCTGGTTACCTGGTTTGCATCGTTTTGTTGGCAATAATCCTATATTGTTAATAGCTAATAAGGCAGACTTATTACCGAAATCAGTGAAAAAAAATAAAGTCATCAACTGGATGAAACAGGAAGCTAAAAAACTAGGCTTGTCTCCAATAGACGTATTGTTTGTAAGTGCACATAAAGGTACAGGTATGCCAGAAGCAATGGAAGCAATTGAGCATTATAGAAAAGGCGAAAACGTTTATGTTGTTGGATGTACAAATGTTGGAAAGTCGACTTTTATTAACCGTATTATTAAACAAGCAACTGGAGAGGATGCGATTATTACTACTTCACATTTCCCCGGTACTACATTAGATATGATTGAAATTCCATTAGATGACACTAAGTCATTATTTGATACACCTGGTATTATAAATCACCATCAAATGGCACATTATTTAGATCCATCGGAATTGAAATATATTACACCAAAAAAAGAAATTAAACCGAAAGTATTTCAGTTAAATAGTGAACAAACATTATATTTAGGCGGCTTATCTCGATTTGACTTTATCAAAGGTGACCGAGCAGCATTTACCTGCCATATAGCAAATGATATTCCAATTCACCGTACAAAATTAGAGAATGCGGATAATTTATATAAAGAGCATAAAGGTAAATTATTATCTCCTCCTAGTGAAGAGTTTGCGGATCTATTGCCTCCTTTAGTTCGTCATGAATTTAAGATCAAAGATGACAAAACAGATATCGTATTTTCTGGATTAGGATGGATTACTGTACAACGTGGAGGAGTAATTGTAGCTGCGCATGCCCCAGCAGGTGTAGAAATATCTATTCGTCCATCGTTAATATAG
- the aroE gene encoding shikimate dehydrogenase yields MKKWFAVIGNPITHSFSPTMHETWLKQLNIDASYIPIHVEKNHLEQAVESLKLLGCSGWNVTVPFKEAIIPFLDDVDDSAKGIGAVNTVVKTADNKYVGYNTDGLGFIESLGSILPEHNILIIGAGGAARGIAHAFKSLGYTHLTIANRTLEKAIVLVDELQTGQALTLEDAETNLSKFDIVVQTTSLGMKTSEASLPIQLNRLKEHAIVADIVYNPLVTAFLEEAKKNNVRTINGLGMLVHQGALAFSYWNGVKPDTDGMIQQLIEQIGGNYVNR; encoded by the coding sequence ATGAAAAAATGGTTTGCAGTGATAGGAAATCCGATTACCCATTCCTTTTCACCTACTATGCATGAAACATGGTTAAAACAGTTGAATATAGATGCAAGCTATATCCCAATTCATGTAGAAAAAAATCATTTAGAGCAAGCAGTAGAATCTTTAAAGCTCTTAGGATGTAGTGGTTGGAATGTGACTGTTCCTTTTAAAGAAGCGATTATTCCATTTCTTGATGATGTGGATGATTCGGCAAAAGGAATTGGAGCAGTAAATACAGTTGTGAAAACAGCGGACAATAAGTATGTTGGGTATAATACCGATGGATTAGGTTTTATTGAATCACTCGGCTCCATCTTACCTGAGCATAATATATTGATAATTGGAGCTGGAGGAGCTGCCCGTGGTATAGCTCATGCTTTCAAAAGTCTAGGTTATACACATCTGACAATAGCTAATAGAACGTTAGAAAAGGCTATAGTATTAGTTGATGAACTACAGACGGGACAAGCATTGACTCTTGAGGATGCAGAAACTAATTTGAGCAAGTTTGATATCGTCGTTCAAACGACTTCTCTCGGTATGAAAACTAGTGAAGCATCTTTACCAATCCAGCTAAATCGGTTAAAAGAGCATGCAATTGTTGCGGATATCGTATATAATCCTTTAGTTACCGCTTTTTTAGAGGAAGCAAAGAAAAACAATGTTCGAACAATTAATGGTCTAGGAATGCTTGTACATCAAGGAGCACTGGCCTTTTCATATTGGAATGGAGTAAAACCCGATACTGATGGGATGATCCAACAATTGATAGAGCAAATAGGAGGAAATTATGTTAACAGGTAA
- the yhbY gene encoding ribosome assembly RNA-binding protein YhbY produces the protein MLTGKQKRFLRSQAHNLSPIFQVGKGGVNDAMIKQIGEALEVRELVKISILQNCEEDKQEVAEALAKGTRAELVQLIGLMVVLYKPSKNNKRIELPKASRA, from the coding sequence ATGTTAACAGGTAAACAAAAAAGATTTTTACGTAGTCAAGCACACAATCTATCTCCGATTTTTCAAGTCGGTAAAGGTGGAGTGAACGATGCGATGATTAAACAAATCGGTGAAGCACTTGAAGTTCGTGAGTTAGTTAAAATTAGTATCTTACAAAATTGTGAAGAAGATAAGCAAGAAGTGGCAGAAGCACTTGCAAAAGGTACACGAGCAGAGCTAGTGCAACTGATTGGTTTAATGGTAGTGCTATATAAACCGTCTAAAAATAATAAACGAATCGAGCTTCCAAAAGCGAGTCGTGCATGA
- a CDS encoding nicotinate-nucleotide adenylyltransferase yields MRKKVGILGGTFNPPHIGHLIIANEVLHALNLDEVRLMPNATPPHKEIQNRVTSIQRLTMVELSVQDAPMLKVETIEIDQGGTSYTFDTMELLRKRELQTDFYFIIGGDQVEDLPTWYRIEELIQNVHLVGVPRPNKLLETAYPIVTLDIPQIDLSSTTIRNRIANGETTQFLISDAVRDFIRKEKLYET; encoded by the coding sequence ATGAGAAAAAAAGTAGGGATTTTAGGTGGAACCTTTAACCCGCCGCATATTGGACATTTGATCATTGCAAATGAAGTACTCCATGCATTGAACTTAGATGAAGTGCGTTTAATGCCAAATGCTACCCCTCCTCATAAAGAAATTCAAAATAGAGTCACATCTATCCAACGTTTAACTATGGTGGAATTATCTGTACAAGACGCCCCTATGTTGAAGGTAGAAACGATTGAAATTGATCAAGGCGGAACTTCTTATACATTTGATACGATGGAGCTTCTTAGAAAACGAGAACTGCAAACTGATTTTTATTTTATCATCGGTGGAGATCAGGTGGAGGATTTACCGACGTGGTATCGAATCGAAGAACTTATACAAAATGTGCATTTAGTAGGAGTTCCAAGACCAAATAAATTACTCGAAACTGCATATCCTATAGTAACTTTAGATATACCACAAATCGATTTATCTTCTACTACCATTCGAAATCGAATAGCAAATGGTGAAACTACCCAGTTTCTTATTAGTGATGCTGTTCGGGATTTTATCCGAAAGGAGAAGCTATATGAAACATGA
- the yqeK gene encoding bis(5'-nucleosyl)-tetraphosphatase (symmetrical) YqeK has product MKHEQLLAQMKSRMPEKRFIHTKGVAETAIQLAKMYGEDFDKAEIAAILHDSVKYADKEWLRSIIVSEKMNPLLLDFNHELWHAPVGSYVAKTEFQIMDQDILQAIEFHTTGRAGMSKLEKIIYVSDMIEPSRNFSGVEPLREKAKIDLEDAMTSCIKHSISFLIEKKQPVFPDSFHCYNDLIQQRGTVKE; this is encoded by the coding sequence ATGAAACATGAACAACTACTTGCGCAGATGAAAAGTCGTATGCCTGAAAAGCGATTTATACATACAAAAGGTGTAGCTGAAACAGCTATACAATTGGCCAAAATGTATGGAGAAGATTTTGATAAAGCAGAGATTGCGGCGATTTTGCATGATAGTGTAAAGTATGCCGATAAAGAGTGGCTAAGATCCATTATCGTTTCCGAAAAAATGAATCCATTATTATTGGATTTTAATCATGAATTGTGGCATGCTCCGGTTGGTAGTTATGTAGCGAAAACAGAATTTCAAATTATGGATCAGGATATTTTACAAGCTATCGAGTTCCATACAACGGGTCGAGCTGGTATGTCCAAATTAGAAAAAATAATTTATGTCTCAGATATGATAGAGCCTAGTCGGAATTTTTCTGGTGTTGAACCTTTACGTGAAAAAGCAAAGATCGATTTAGAAGATGCTATGACCAGTTGTATAAAGCATAGTATTTCATTTTTAATAGAAAAAAAACAACCGGTATTTCCGGACTCATTTCATTGTTACAATGATTTGATACAACAGAGAGGAACAGTGAAAGAATGA
- the rsfS gene encoding ribosome silencing factor: MTSSNSLVEIAYKAADDKRAEDIVVLNMQGVSLLADYFLICHANSDRQVQAIAKELEDQAFKAGFNVKRLEGFDEARWILVDMGDVVAHVFHKDERAYYNLERLWGDAPMIQVGQDA, encoded by the coding sequence ATGACATCTTCAAATTCATTAGTAGAAATCGCTTATAAAGCAGCAGACGATAAAAGAGCAGAGGATATTGTTGTATTAAATATGCAAGGAGTTTCTTTACTTGCTGACTACTTTTTAATCTGTCATGCGAACTCGGATCGTCAAGTTCAAGCAATTGCAAAAGAGCTAGAGGACCAAGCCTTCAAAGCTGGATTTAATGTGAAGCGTTTAGAAGGTTTTGATGAAGCTAGATGGATTTTAGTTGATATGGGTGACGTTGTGGCACATGTATTCCACAAAGATGAGCGTGCTTATTATAATTTAGAGAGACTTTGGGGAGATGCACCAATGATTCAAGTTGGGCAAGATGCTTAA